A stretch of the Aphis gossypii isolate Hap1 chromosome 2, ASM2018417v2, whole genome shotgun sequence genome encodes the following:
- the LOC114127924 gene encoding helix-loop-helix protein 1, whose amino-acid sequence MDFLSCGMYSMADSTLPDSVDGHSTLAKKSREKSTVTGMATLTREERRRRRRATQKYRMAHATRERVRVEAFNVAFGELRKLLPTIPPDKKLSKIEILRLAICYIMYLNQFLET is encoded by the exons atggATTTTTTATCTTGTGGTATGTATTCAATGGCGGATTCGACGCTTCCAGATTCCGTGGACGGACACAGTACACTCGCGAAAAAAAG CCGCGAAAAAAGTACAGTGACGGGAATGGCCACGTTGACTAGAGAAGAACGACGGAGAAGACGGCGAGCCACTCAAAAGTACAGAATGGCTCATGCTACACGCGAGCGAGTTAGAGTCGAAGCGTTCAACGTGGCATTCGGAGAATTGCGAAAACTTTTGCCCACAATACCACCCGACAAGAAATTGtcaaaaatcgaaatattaaGGCTCGCGATATGctacattatgtatttaaatcaatttttggaAACGTAA